The following proteins are encoded in a genomic region of bacterium:
- a CDS encoding F0F1 ATP synthase subunit gamma, which translates to PADEHAITADIIYEPSEDEILDAILPLFVKVQLWRILLESFAAEMGARMTAMESATNNAQELIESLTLTYNKARQSAITRELLEVVAGAEGLQ; encoded by the coding sequence TCCCGCCGACGAGCATGCCATCACCGCCGACATCATCTACGAACCCTCCGAGGACGAGATTCTTGACGCCATCCTGCCGCTGTTCGTGAAAGTGCAGTTGTGGCGAATCCTCCTCGAATCGTTCGCGGCCGAGATGGGTGCCCGCATGACGGCCATGGAAAGCGCCACCAATAACGCGCAGGAACTCATCGAGTCCTTGACGCTGACTTACAATAAAGCCCGCCAGTCGGCCATCACGAGGGAACTCCTCGAAGTCGTGGCGGGCGCCGAGGGACTGCAATAA